The following are encoded together in the Hemicordylus capensis ecotype Gifberg chromosome 4, rHemCap1.1.pri, whole genome shotgun sequence genome:
- the MYSM1 gene encoding deubiquitinase MYSM1 isoform X1 yields MEAAEELDIDVEGDVAAGPPGEAQPGNCENPSSCLLQDHYLDSTWRTDTSLPWSLDSTISEENKAVIEKMLLEEEYYLSSKSLPEKFWHDLKENDKRSTKSPHKKEGKVTVRSPSKSASGSLKWTAEEKELFEQGLAKFGRRWTKIAMMIGSRNVLQVKSYARQYFKNKTKMDGSEKVEQQHFHSASVPGSSEDEEGKMALWAPTHLRGRADPNLNAVKIEKLSDDEEVDITDEMDELLSHVPHQEPGKSELLDIPKSPAGQTSWADPILDSAGHISTVLLTARYIPKPEKSTVESPETTIPCFDKNGHELVKLENQKCDRKGISDGIDWFSSPELCGEHRDFADNSILFHSSDQLEEENQMDVEELKPPDQEVEIDRSAILEEEKQAIPEFFVGRQAKTPERYLKIRNYILDQWERIKPKYLNKTSVRPGLKNCGDVNCIGRIHTYLELIGAINFGCEQAVYNRPQPADKIRPKEGKDTIEAYQLVQRLQSMRTRRRRVRDPWGNWCDARDLEGQTFEHLSAEELAKRREDEKYKPPKAYKGQRHIKSSFDPFQLIPCSSFTEEKPEPFQVTVAPEALLIMDLHAHVSMAEVIGLLGGRYSESDGIVEICAAEPCNSLSTGLQCEMDPVSQTQASETLAARGHSIIGWYHSHPAFDPNPSIRDIDTQAKYQSYFSRGGSMFVGVIISPYNRNNPLPYSQITCLVISDETNSDGSYRLPYKFDVRQMLEEPQWELVLEKTRWIIEKYRMSSSCVPMDKIFHRDSDLTCLQKLLECMRKTLDNVANSFIAEEFLAQLENLFLSRYNNEKWNNDSEENSMCPNDLPT; encoded by the exons ATGGAGGCTGCGGAGGAGCTCGATATCGATGTGGAGGGGGATGTGGCGGCGGGGCCGCCCGGAGAAGCTCAGCCCGG AAACTGTGAAAATCCATCATCTTGCTTACTCCAAGATCACTACCTTGACTCAACTTGGAGAACTGATACTAGTCTT CCATGGAGTCTTGATAGCACAATTAGTGAAGAGAACAAGGCTGTTATTGAGAAAATGTTGTTGGAAGAAGA GTACTATCTGTCTAGCAAATCACTTCCAGAAAAGTTTTGGCATGATCTGAAAGAAAATGATAAACGGAGCACAAAAAG tCCACACAAGAAAGAAGGAAAAGTCAC GGTACGTTCACCTTCAAAATCAGCTAGTGGATCATTAAAGTGGACAGCGGAAGAAAAAGAGTTGTTTGAACAAGGACTG GCTAAATTTGGCAGAAGATGGACAAAAATTGCCATGATGATTGGAAGTCGCAATGTTCTTCAAGTCAAGAGTTATGCTAGGCAGTACTTTAAGAACAAG ACAAAAATGGATGGCTCAGAAAAAGTAGAACAGCAGCATTTTCACAGtgcttcagttcctggcagcagtgAAGACGAAGAAGGGAAAATGGCATTATGGGCACCCACACACCTAAGAGGTCGTGCAGATCCTAATTTAAATGCGGTGAAAATTGAGAAGCTATCAGATGATGAGGAGGTAGACATTACAGATGAAATGGATGAGCTGCTTTCTCATGTGCCTCATCAAGAACCTGGCAAGTCTGAGTTACTGGATATTCCAAAGAGTCCAGCTGGACAAACCAGTTGGGCAGACCCTATTTTGGATTCTGCGGGACATATATCTACTGTTCTCTTAACTGCAAGATATATTCCTAAACCAGAAAAAAGCACAGTTGAGAGTCCAGAGACTACAATACCATGTTTTGATAAAAATGGTCATGAACTTGTGAAATTAGAAAACCAGAAGTGTGACAGAAAAGGCATTTCTGATGGCATTGATTGGTTTTCTAGTCCAGAGCTTTGTGGAGAACACAGGGACTTTGCTGATAACAGCATTCTTTTCCATTCTTCTGACCAACTGGAAGAGGAAAATCAGATGGATGTAGAGGAGCTTAAACCACCTGATCAAGAAGTAGAAATAGATAGAAGTGCCATACTGGAAGAAGAAAAGCAAGCAATACCAGAATTTTTTGTGGGACGTCAGGCTAAAACACCTGAACGCTACCTGAAAATCAGAAACTACATTTTGGATCAGTG GGAAAGAATTAAGCCAAAATACCTGAACAAGACTTCGGTACGCCCAGGACTGAAGAACTGTGGTGATGTCAACTGTATAGGACGGATACACACATACCTGGAATTAATAGGAGCAATTAACTTTGGCTGTG AGCAGGCTGTATATAATAGACCACAGCCTGCTGACAAAATACGACCCAAAGAAGGCAAGGACACCATAGAAGCATATCAGCTTGTTCAACGGCTGCAATCTATG CGAACAAGAAGGCGACGAGTCAGAGACCCATGGGGAAACTGGTGTGATGCCAGAGATTTGGAAGGACAGACATTTGAG CACCTCTCTGCTGAGGAGCTAGCCAAGAGGAGAGAAGATGAGAAATACAAACCACCAAAAGCATATAAAGGACAAAGACACATCAAAAg TTCATTTGATCCCTTTCAGCTGATCCCTTGCAGTTCTTTCACAGAAGAAAAGCCA gAGCCATTCCAAGTAACAGTAGCTCCAGAAGCCCTTTTGATTATGGATTTG CATGCTCATGTTTCCATGGCAGAAGTAATAGGTCTGCTGGGTGGAAGATATTCTGAATCGGATGGAATAGTTGAA ATTTGTGCAGCAGAGCCATGCAATAGCCTCAGTACAGGACTGCAGTGTGAAATGGATCCAGTATCTCAAACTCAGGCATCAGAGACACTTGCTGCAAGAGGTCATAGCATAATTGGGTGGTATCATTCTCATCCTGCATTTGACCCCAATCCTTCAATACGGGATATTGACACTCAGGCTAAATACCAG AGTTATTTCTCCAGAGGTGGATCAATGTTTGTTGGAGTGATCATAAGTCCTTATAATCGAAATAACCCTCTTCCATATTCCCAGATTACTTGTCTGGTAATCAGTGATGAGACTAATTCCGATGGTTCGTACC GCCTGCCATACAAGTTTGACGTACGACAGATGTTGGAAGAACCTCAATGGGAATTAGTATTGGAAAAAACACGATGGATAATTGAAAAATACAGGATGTCTTCTAG
- the MYSM1 gene encoding deubiquitinase MYSM1 isoform X2, whose product MEAAEELDIDVEGDVAAGPPGEAQPGNCENPSSCLLQDHYLDSTWRTDTSLPWSLDSTISEENKAVIEKMLLEEEYYLSSKSLPEKFWHDLKENDKRSTKSPHKKEGKVTVRSPSKSASGSLKWTAEEKELFEQGLAKFGRRWTKIAMMIGSRNVLQVKSYARQYFKNKTKMDGSEKVEQQHFHSASVPGSSEDEEGKMALWAPTHLRGRADPNLNAVKIEKLSDDEEVDITDEMDELLSHVPHQEPGKSELLDIPKSPAGQTSWADPILDSAGHISTVLLTARYIPKPEKSTVESPETTIPCFDKNGHELVKLENQKCDRKGISDGIDWFSSPELCGEHRDFADNSILFHSSDQLEEENQMDVEELKPPDQEVEIDRSAILEEEKQAIPEFFVGRQAKTPERYLKIRNYILDQWERIKPKYLNKTSVRPGLKNCGDVNCIGRIHTYLELIGAINFGCEQAVYNRPQPADKIRPKEGKDTIEAYQLVQRLQSMRTRRRRVRDPWGNWCDARDLEGQTFEHLSAEELAKRREDEKYKPPKAYKGQRHIKSSFDPFQLIPCSSFTEEKPEPFQVTVAPEALLIMDLHAHVSMAEVIGLLGGRYSESDGIVEICAAEPCNSLSTGLQCEMDPVSQTQASETLAARGHSIIGWYHSHPAFDPNPSIRDIDTQAKYQSYFSRGGSMFVGVIISPYNRNNPLPYSQITCLVISDETNSDGSYRLPYKFDVRQMLEEPQWELVLEKTRWIIEKYRMSSSCVPMDKIFHRDSDLTCLQKCVFVCPSTLN is encoded by the exons ATGGAGGCTGCGGAGGAGCTCGATATCGATGTGGAGGGGGATGTGGCGGCGGGGCCGCCCGGAGAAGCTCAGCCCGG AAACTGTGAAAATCCATCATCTTGCTTACTCCAAGATCACTACCTTGACTCAACTTGGAGAACTGATACTAGTCTT CCATGGAGTCTTGATAGCACAATTAGTGAAGAGAACAAGGCTGTTATTGAGAAAATGTTGTTGGAAGAAGA GTACTATCTGTCTAGCAAATCACTTCCAGAAAAGTTTTGGCATGATCTGAAAGAAAATGATAAACGGAGCACAAAAAG tCCACACAAGAAAGAAGGAAAAGTCAC GGTACGTTCACCTTCAAAATCAGCTAGTGGATCATTAAAGTGGACAGCGGAAGAAAAAGAGTTGTTTGAACAAGGACTG GCTAAATTTGGCAGAAGATGGACAAAAATTGCCATGATGATTGGAAGTCGCAATGTTCTTCAAGTCAAGAGTTATGCTAGGCAGTACTTTAAGAACAAG ACAAAAATGGATGGCTCAGAAAAAGTAGAACAGCAGCATTTTCACAGtgcttcagttcctggcagcagtgAAGACGAAGAAGGGAAAATGGCATTATGGGCACCCACACACCTAAGAGGTCGTGCAGATCCTAATTTAAATGCGGTGAAAATTGAGAAGCTATCAGATGATGAGGAGGTAGACATTACAGATGAAATGGATGAGCTGCTTTCTCATGTGCCTCATCAAGAACCTGGCAAGTCTGAGTTACTGGATATTCCAAAGAGTCCAGCTGGACAAACCAGTTGGGCAGACCCTATTTTGGATTCTGCGGGACATATATCTACTGTTCTCTTAACTGCAAGATATATTCCTAAACCAGAAAAAAGCACAGTTGAGAGTCCAGAGACTACAATACCATGTTTTGATAAAAATGGTCATGAACTTGTGAAATTAGAAAACCAGAAGTGTGACAGAAAAGGCATTTCTGATGGCATTGATTGGTTTTCTAGTCCAGAGCTTTGTGGAGAACACAGGGACTTTGCTGATAACAGCATTCTTTTCCATTCTTCTGACCAACTGGAAGAGGAAAATCAGATGGATGTAGAGGAGCTTAAACCACCTGATCAAGAAGTAGAAATAGATAGAAGTGCCATACTGGAAGAAGAAAAGCAAGCAATACCAGAATTTTTTGTGGGACGTCAGGCTAAAACACCTGAACGCTACCTGAAAATCAGAAACTACATTTTGGATCAGTG GGAAAGAATTAAGCCAAAATACCTGAACAAGACTTCGGTACGCCCAGGACTGAAGAACTGTGGTGATGTCAACTGTATAGGACGGATACACACATACCTGGAATTAATAGGAGCAATTAACTTTGGCTGTG AGCAGGCTGTATATAATAGACCACAGCCTGCTGACAAAATACGACCCAAAGAAGGCAAGGACACCATAGAAGCATATCAGCTTGTTCAACGGCTGCAATCTATG CGAACAAGAAGGCGACGAGTCAGAGACCCATGGGGAAACTGGTGTGATGCCAGAGATTTGGAAGGACAGACATTTGAG CACCTCTCTGCTGAGGAGCTAGCCAAGAGGAGAGAAGATGAGAAATACAAACCACCAAAAGCATATAAAGGACAAAGACACATCAAAAg TTCATTTGATCCCTTTCAGCTGATCCCTTGCAGTTCTTTCACAGAAGAAAAGCCA gAGCCATTCCAAGTAACAGTAGCTCCAGAAGCCCTTTTGATTATGGATTTG CATGCTCATGTTTCCATGGCAGAAGTAATAGGTCTGCTGGGTGGAAGATATTCTGAATCGGATGGAATAGTTGAA ATTTGTGCAGCAGAGCCATGCAATAGCCTCAGTACAGGACTGCAGTGTGAAATGGATCCAGTATCTCAAACTCAGGCATCAGAGACACTTGCTGCAAGAGGTCATAGCATAATTGGGTGGTATCATTCTCATCCTGCATTTGACCCCAATCCTTCAATACGGGATATTGACACTCAGGCTAAATACCAG AGTTATTTCTCCAGAGGTGGATCAATGTTTGTTGGAGTGATCATAAGTCCTTATAATCGAAATAACCCTCTTCCATATTCCCAGATTACTTGTCTGGTAATCAGTGATGAGACTAATTCCGATGGTTCGTACC GCCTGCCATACAAGTTTGACGTACGACAGATGTTGGAAGAACCTCAATGGGAATTAGTATTGGAAAAAACACGATGGATAATTGAAAAATACAGGATGTCTTCTAG
- the MYSM1 gene encoding deubiquitinase MYSM1 isoform X3, translating to MEAAEELDIDVEGDVAAGPPGEAQPGNCENPSSCLLQDHYLDSTWRTDTSLPWSLDSTISEENKAVIEKMLLEEEYYLSSKSLPEKFWHDLKENDKRSTKSPHKKEGKVTVRSPSKSASGSLKWTAEEKELFEQGLAKFGRRWTKIAMMIGSRNVLQVKSYARQYFKNKTKMDGSEKVEQQHFHSASVPGSSEDEEGKMALWAPTHLRGRADPNLNAVKIEKLSDDEEVDITDEMDELLSHVPHQEPGKSELLDIPKSPAGQTSWADPILDSAGHISTVLLTARYIPKPEKSTVESPETTIPCFDKNGHELVKLENQKCDRKGISDGIDWFSSPELCGEHRDFADNSILFHSSDQLEEENQMDVEELKPPDQEVEIDRSAILEEEKQAIPEFFVGRQAKTPERYLKIRNYILDQWERIKPKYLNKTSVRPGLKNCGDVNCIGRIHTYLELIGAINFGCEQAVYNRPQPADKIRPKEGKDTIEAYQLVQRLQSMRTRRRRVRDPWGNWCDARDLEGQTFEHLSAEELAKRREDEKYKPPKAYKGQRHIKSSFDPFQLIPCSSFTEEKPEPFQVTVAPEALLIMDLHAHVSMAEVIGLLGGRYSESDGIVEICAAEPCNSLSTGLQCEMDPVSQTQASETLAARGHSIIGWYHSHPAFDPNPSIRDIDTQAKYQSYFSRGGSMFVGVIISPYNRNNPLPYSQITCLVISDETNSDGSYPVYPWIKSSIEIQILPVCRSVCLFVLQL from the exons ATGGAGGCTGCGGAGGAGCTCGATATCGATGTGGAGGGGGATGTGGCGGCGGGGCCGCCCGGAGAAGCTCAGCCCGG AAACTGTGAAAATCCATCATCTTGCTTACTCCAAGATCACTACCTTGACTCAACTTGGAGAACTGATACTAGTCTT CCATGGAGTCTTGATAGCACAATTAGTGAAGAGAACAAGGCTGTTATTGAGAAAATGTTGTTGGAAGAAGA GTACTATCTGTCTAGCAAATCACTTCCAGAAAAGTTTTGGCATGATCTGAAAGAAAATGATAAACGGAGCACAAAAAG tCCACACAAGAAAGAAGGAAAAGTCAC GGTACGTTCACCTTCAAAATCAGCTAGTGGATCATTAAAGTGGACAGCGGAAGAAAAAGAGTTGTTTGAACAAGGACTG GCTAAATTTGGCAGAAGATGGACAAAAATTGCCATGATGATTGGAAGTCGCAATGTTCTTCAAGTCAAGAGTTATGCTAGGCAGTACTTTAAGAACAAG ACAAAAATGGATGGCTCAGAAAAAGTAGAACAGCAGCATTTTCACAGtgcttcagttcctggcagcagtgAAGACGAAGAAGGGAAAATGGCATTATGGGCACCCACACACCTAAGAGGTCGTGCAGATCCTAATTTAAATGCGGTGAAAATTGAGAAGCTATCAGATGATGAGGAGGTAGACATTACAGATGAAATGGATGAGCTGCTTTCTCATGTGCCTCATCAAGAACCTGGCAAGTCTGAGTTACTGGATATTCCAAAGAGTCCAGCTGGACAAACCAGTTGGGCAGACCCTATTTTGGATTCTGCGGGACATATATCTACTGTTCTCTTAACTGCAAGATATATTCCTAAACCAGAAAAAAGCACAGTTGAGAGTCCAGAGACTACAATACCATGTTTTGATAAAAATGGTCATGAACTTGTGAAATTAGAAAACCAGAAGTGTGACAGAAAAGGCATTTCTGATGGCATTGATTGGTTTTCTAGTCCAGAGCTTTGTGGAGAACACAGGGACTTTGCTGATAACAGCATTCTTTTCCATTCTTCTGACCAACTGGAAGAGGAAAATCAGATGGATGTAGAGGAGCTTAAACCACCTGATCAAGAAGTAGAAATAGATAGAAGTGCCATACTGGAAGAAGAAAAGCAAGCAATACCAGAATTTTTTGTGGGACGTCAGGCTAAAACACCTGAACGCTACCTGAAAATCAGAAACTACATTTTGGATCAGTG GGAAAGAATTAAGCCAAAATACCTGAACAAGACTTCGGTACGCCCAGGACTGAAGAACTGTGGTGATGTCAACTGTATAGGACGGATACACACATACCTGGAATTAATAGGAGCAATTAACTTTGGCTGTG AGCAGGCTGTATATAATAGACCACAGCCTGCTGACAAAATACGACCCAAAGAAGGCAAGGACACCATAGAAGCATATCAGCTTGTTCAACGGCTGCAATCTATG CGAACAAGAAGGCGACGAGTCAGAGACCCATGGGGAAACTGGTGTGATGCCAGAGATTTGGAAGGACAGACATTTGAG CACCTCTCTGCTGAGGAGCTAGCCAAGAGGAGAGAAGATGAGAAATACAAACCACCAAAAGCATATAAAGGACAAAGACACATCAAAAg TTCATTTGATCCCTTTCAGCTGATCCCTTGCAGTTCTTTCACAGAAGAAAAGCCA gAGCCATTCCAAGTAACAGTAGCTCCAGAAGCCCTTTTGATTATGGATTTG CATGCTCATGTTTCCATGGCAGAAGTAATAGGTCTGCTGGGTGGAAGATATTCTGAATCGGATGGAATAGTTGAA ATTTGTGCAGCAGAGCCATGCAATAGCCTCAGTACAGGACTGCAGTGTGAAATGGATCCAGTATCTCAAACTCAGGCATCAGAGACACTTGCTGCAAGAGGTCATAGCATAATTGGGTGGTATCATTCTCATCCTGCATTTGACCCCAATCCTTCAATACGGGATATTGACACTCAGGCTAAATACCAG AGTTATTTCTCCAGAGGTGGATCAATGTTTGTTGGAGTGATCATAAGTCCTTATAATCGAAATAACCCTCTTCCATATTCCCAGATTACTTGTCTGGTAATCAGTGATGAGACTAATTCCGATGGTTCGTACC
- the MYSM1 gene encoding deubiquitinase MYSM1 isoform X4, with amino-acid sequence MEAAEELDIDVEGDVAAGPPGEAQPGNCENPSSCLLQDHYLDSTWRTDTSLPWSLDSTISEENKAVIEKMLLEEEYYLSSKSLPEKFWHDLKENDKRSTKSPHKKEGKVTVRSPSKSASGSLKWTAEEKELFEQGLAKFGRRWTKIAMMIGSRNVLQVKSYARQYFKNKTKMDGSEKVEQQHFHSASVPGSSEDEEGKMALWAPTHLRGRADPNLNAVKIEKLSDDEEVDITDEMDELLSHVPHQEPGKSELLDIPKSPAGQTSWADPILDSAGHISTVLLTARYIPKPEKSTVESPETTIPCFDKNGHELVKLENQKCDRKGISDGIDWFSSPELCGEHRDFADNSILFHSSDQLEEENQMDVEELKPPDQEVEIDRSAILEEEKQAIPEFFVGRQAKTPERYLKIRNYILDQWERIKPKYLNKTSVRPGLKNCGDVNCIGRIHTYLELIGAINFGCEQAVYNRPQPADKIRPKEGKDTIEAYQLVQRLQSMRTRRRRVRDPWGNWCDARDLEGQTFEHLSAEELAKRREDEKYKPPKAYKGQRHIKSSFDPFQLIPCSSFTEEKPEPFQVTVAPEALLIMDLHAHVSMAEVIGLLGGRYSESDGIVEICAAEPCNSLSTGLQCEMDPVSQTQASETLAARGHSIIGWYHSHPAFDPNPSIRDIDTQAKYQSYFSRGGSMFVGVIISPYNRNNPLPYSQITCLVISDETNSDGSYPVYPWIKSSIEIQILPVCRSYWSV; translated from the exons ATGGAGGCTGCGGAGGAGCTCGATATCGATGTGGAGGGGGATGTGGCGGCGGGGCCGCCCGGAGAAGCTCAGCCCGG AAACTGTGAAAATCCATCATCTTGCTTACTCCAAGATCACTACCTTGACTCAACTTGGAGAACTGATACTAGTCTT CCATGGAGTCTTGATAGCACAATTAGTGAAGAGAACAAGGCTGTTATTGAGAAAATGTTGTTGGAAGAAGA GTACTATCTGTCTAGCAAATCACTTCCAGAAAAGTTTTGGCATGATCTGAAAGAAAATGATAAACGGAGCACAAAAAG tCCACACAAGAAAGAAGGAAAAGTCAC GGTACGTTCACCTTCAAAATCAGCTAGTGGATCATTAAAGTGGACAGCGGAAGAAAAAGAGTTGTTTGAACAAGGACTG GCTAAATTTGGCAGAAGATGGACAAAAATTGCCATGATGATTGGAAGTCGCAATGTTCTTCAAGTCAAGAGTTATGCTAGGCAGTACTTTAAGAACAAG ACAAAAATGGATGGCTCAGAAAAAGTAGAACAGCAGCATTTTCACAGtgcttcagttcctggcagcagtgAAGACGAAGAAGGGAAAATGGCATTATGGGCACCCACACACCTAAGAGGTCGTGCAGATCCTAATTTAAATGCGGTGAAAATTGAGAAGCTATCAGATGATGAGGAGGTAGACATTACAGATGAAATGGATGAGCTGCTTTCTCATGTGCCTCATCAAGAACCTGGCAAGTCTGAGTTACTGGATATTCCAAAGAGTCCAGCTGGACAAACCAGTTGGGCAGACCCTATTTTGGATTCTGCGGGACATATATCTACTGTTCTCTTAACTGCAAGATATATTCCTAAACCAGAAAAAAGCACAGTTGAGAGTCCAGAGACTACAATACCATGTTTTGATAAAAATGGTCATGAACTTGTGAAATTAGAAAACCAGAAGTGTGACAGAAAAGGCATTTCTGATGGCATTGATTGGTTTTCTAGTCCAGAGCTTTGTGGAGAACACAGGGACTTTGCTGATAACAGCATTCTTTTCCATTCTTCTGACCAACTGGAAGAGGAAAATCAGATGGATGTAGAGGAGCTTAAACCACCTGATCAAGAAGTAGAAATAGATAGAAGTGCCATACTGGAAGAAGAAAAGCAAGCAATACCAGAATTTTTTGTGGGACGTCAGGCTAAAACACCTGAACGCTACCTGAAAATCAGAAACTACATTTTGGATCAGTG GGAAAGAATTAAGCCAAAATACCTGAACAAGACTTCGGTACGCCCAGGACTGAAGAACTGTGGTGATGTCAACTGTATAGGACGGATACACACATACCTGGAATTAATAGGAGCAATTAACTTTGGCTGTG AGCAGGCTGTATATAATAGACCACAGCCTGCTGACAAAATACGACCCAAAGAAGGCAAGGACACCATAGAAGCATATCAGCTTGTTCAACGGCTGCAATCTATG CGAACAAGAAGGCGACGAGTCAGAGACCCATGGGGAAACTGGTGTGATGCCAGAGATTTGGAAGGACAGACATTTGAG CACCTCTCTGCTGAGGAGCTAGCCAAGAGGAGAGAAGATGAGAAATACAAACCACCAAAAGCATATAAAGGACAAAGACACATCAAAAg TTCATTTGATCCCTTTCAGCTGATCCCTTGCAGTTCTTTCACAGAAGAAAAGCCA gAGCCATTCCAAGTAACAGTAGCTCCAGAAGCCCTTTTGATTATGGATTTG CATGCTCATGTTTCCATGGCAGAAGTAATAGGTCTGCTGGGTGGAAGATATTCTGAATCGGATGGAATAGTTGAA ATTTGTGCAGCAGAGCCATGCAATAGCCTCAGTACAGGACTGCAGTGTGAAATGGATCCAGTATCTCAAACTCAGGCATCAGAGACACTTGCTGCAAGAGGTCATAGCATAATTGGGTGGTATCATTCTCATCCTGCATTTGACCCCAATCCTTCAATACGGGATATTGACACTCAGGCTAAATACCAG AGTTATTTCTCCAGAGGTGGATCAATGTTTGTTGGAGTGATCATAAGTCCTTATAATCGAAATAACCCTCTTCCATATTCCCAGATTACTTGTCTGGTAATCAGTGATGAGACTAATTCCGATGGTTCGTACC